The Conger conger chromosome 11, fConCon1.1, whole genome shotgun sequence genome includes the window TAAtggataataaaataattgaaagtAACTCACTGGCAGAGGTGCCCGGtgaagttctgtgggcagaggcAGGTGTAGTGGTCCACCCCGTCCACGCAGGTGCCCCCATTTTGGCAGCTGTGCCCCTGGCACTCGTCCAGGTCCTCCTCGCACCGCTTGCCCCCGTAGCCTGGGGGGCAGTCGCAGCTGAAGTCCGCCAGCCGGTCTGTGCAGTCGCCGTGGACGCAGGGCCCAGCTGCGCAGTCGTCTGCGTCCTGCTCGCAGTGTGGCCCCTCCCACCCCGACACGCAGGAGCAGTTAAAGAGGTTGAAGAGGTCTTCACACACGCCATCGTGCAGGCAGGGCTGGGACGAGCAGACGGCGGACCCCACGCACCCCAGCTGGATGTCCTTGCCCCCGTCCTGGAAGAACTGGACCTGCTGCGGTGGAGGAGTGCCCCCATCCGGGATGAAGGGCAGGTAGACCCCCCCGACCCGCACCTCTCCCAGACAGCCGGTGAAGTTCTCCGCTAGCCACACCGAGGACTCATTCAGGAAGTTGAGGTTGCCGGCGGTGCCCTGGCTCCCAGCCCCCTCCCGCCCGTCCACGGACACCTCCCAGAGCGACGCTCCCTGCCTCGGCTCCACCATGGAGATCTCCACGCGGTGCCAGGCGCCGTCGGCCACGGGCTGGTCGCTGGCGAACGGCAGCAGCTCCAGGCTGTTCCCGCTACGGATCATCACCAGGATGGAGGAGTTGAGCAGACCCACGCAGAAGAGCTCCCCCCCGTTCGAGGCCCTCAGCAGGATGCCGTTCTCCTCTCGAGTCCGCAGCTCGATGGAGACATTGGTCACCGGTTCCACCAGGGAGCTGTTGGCCCTGAACTGCAGGCCGTTGTCTTCAAATGTGCCGTTGGTGAGGCCTAGGGAGGAAAGGGGTCATCTCAGGGAGTTTGGCTGTTAtacttttttgtcatttatgcTCTCAGTGGCctctttattatgtatttatgtgaaaTGGAACATGCTTCGGGGCATCGAACTTCAAAACTCACACTCGTATCCATCGGGCAGGTTCACACACCGACCACCCATGACGCAGGGGTCGCTGAAGCACCACACGCGAGTCTCGCACGTCTTCCCGGTGAAATTTAGGGGGCATTCGCACGTAAAATCATTCCAGCTGATCGAGCACAGTCCTCCATTTTGACACGGCTTTGCCTAGAGGATCAAAGAAAACTTCAGAGTCAAACCGTCTCTAACAACGAGCAGCTCCAAACACCTGTGAAGTGTGAAGACTGTGTTTCTGTATTCAGGAAGAATAATGCTTATAGTTCAGGTATAGTTACAGAAGAGAATGCATTCACTGCTGTACCATTTTTCATTATGGAGGTTTAAAGTGACAAGTTATATAGCTTTTGTCATAAAATTGTCCACAGCCACAGAAATTTATTGACGTTTGGTAGCCATTTTGTGTAGAAAAGCcagcatttttttaacatttttgagGTTCAGACTCCACAGATTCTTTCAAGCCTCATTTGATGAGAATGGGCTAAAAAGCCCTAGACTAGTACACAAAAGTTCTGATATAATCCATTCTCAGATTTATCatataggccctagtccttatctctGTTGTAGTCTTAGCACTTGAagctgtacttccctctaggttctttcagcgcacttgttcctgATGATAGGTATGCACTTTACACATTGTTGTACataactctggataagagcgtctggcaaatgccaataaagtaatgtaatgtagacttTGTTGCTcagcactaataataataataaaagatagatcattgcatttatgcagcgcttttctagacactcaaagtgctttacagtgatgagggggaatcTCGCCTGAACCACCACTAATGTGTATCATCCCTATTGTGTGATCCAGGGCAATCATTCTGCACTCACCacctgaggtggagagggaaagaaCAATTTTGcatgccaattaaatcaggggatgattaggtgacaTGTCGAAAGAGCTAGGTTGggaaatttagccaggacactgggggaCCCCCTACTTTTTGCAATGAGTGTCGTGGGACCTTCAATGACCACAgagagtcaggacctcagtttaagGCATCTCCTACAGCATCTCCGACTACAGTCCCCATCACGGTGCTGGGGCATTGGGAATAATTGGAAGACTGCTCCCTAATGGCCCAtcaatatcatttagtttagcttcagccattttggcaggagcagggtgatttattaataattatctGCCTTGTGATTTACGAGGCCTATAGTCAGTCTTATTGTacttcatttttctgtgttaCCCTGGCAGCTTGTACCTGGCAGGTGTTGTCACTATGGCAGCCCTCTTCCACATGCTCCACCTGGATTGGAAGGTAGATCTTCTCAGTCGCGGGGTCCTCTGCAGCAGTCTTATTCATCACCAGACGCACATCATCCAGACGAACGTCCTGCAGGCAGCCCTTGAAATAGCCCCCCCAGGGTCCGACGCCACCCCCCCTGGGAGGGCCTCCGACATACAACATGGCCCCCTTCTTCACGGTCACCATGCCAACACTGGCCTGCAGGGCGAGATGTTCAGCGACCCAGAGAGAGGCGAGGCCGTGCTCGAACTCCACCGTCAACTGCGTCTTCTCCCCGGTGCTGACGAAAATTTGGCTGGAGGTGGTGGAGCTGAACACCTCGATCTTGAACACGCCTTCCCACAGGAATATGGAGAAGAAGGGCCGTCCATCTTGCCTCAGCTGGAAGATCAAGCCGTCCATCTTACGTGAACGCAGGAAAAAGGAGACGCTGAAGTTCTCGCTGTGGCTGTCGGGGACCTCGAACGCGGCAAAGCTCTCCGTGTCCTCATGTGCGAATGTCCACTCGGAAAATTCTGATGGAAAAATGTTTCAACAAAAAACTTGTTTCAGATGGATAAAAGACACTTAAACTGAGGTTACACACAGGCCTTGTTAACTCCAAAATCATATTTCTTAAAGAAGATCCAACATGTTAGCATGTCTGTGCATTCATCTGAAGGATAGGACAGGAGTGATAGTTTGGGATCTTACCCTCGGCACAGCTGTGCCCATGGAAGGGCCGCTGGCAGTCACATCTGAAGCGGGTCCACAGGTCCACGCAGCGTCCGTGGCCGGAGCAGGTGTCAGGGAAGCACCGCTCTGTCTTGGTGCAGCCCAGCTCCAGGCTTTCGTTTTGGGAGAAGTCTTGGGGATAGATGGGCCAACCTTCAATCAGCAAGTCCTCCATGCAGCCGATGaaccccaccccactctctgTGTGGTTCAGGTACTCCGGTGGGGCCCCACCCACCATCGCCTGTGCAAAGTCCAGAGGGCGGAAGTGGGCGTGGACCTGGGGGGCAACCGCTGCCCTGCATTCCCTGCCCTCGCAGCCCGTCCCCTTTGCCTCCAGCACCAGCATCTGGTCCAGAACCACGCTGATCTCGTGCCAAGTTCCGTCACTGGCCCTGCCCGGGAGCATTGCCTCCAGCGGCGTGCCCTCTGAGACTGCTTTGGCACGGAGACGCCCCCCCACCAGCTCCAGGAGGAAGTGGTTGTCGTCGTCTCCCGCGTAGAACAGGACGGCGTCAGGCAGGGTCGTGCGCAAACGCAGGCTCACGCTGGACCCCTGGGGGCCCGCTTCCAATCGACTGCGGTTCTTGTCGGGCACCTCCACCACCACAAACCCCGGGGCAGAGAAGGAAAAGGTGGTGGAGGTGTTGCAGGCACTCCCGTGGAAGCCGGGCGGGCAGTGGCAGAGGTGCCCATGCTCATCAGCCACGAGCCAGGGCACGCAGGTGGCCCCGTTCTGGCACTGGTGATCCACGCAGCCCACCAGGCGGACGTGGCAGTTGTGCCCGCCCCAGGGCTCCTCTCCGGGCTCAGCCGGGGGACAGTGACAGGTGTAGTCGGCCACAGCATCCTCACACCGTGCCCCGTTCTGGCAGGGCTTGCCCTCACACTCATCAATGTCCACCTCACAGTCTGCACCTGCGGAGAGAGCCGTCAGCCTTCAGGAATACTGaatacagcagggctgtgttgaCCGTGGAGCCAAGCCTGATTAGTTAACCATTGTCTTTAATTCAATAGTGTTTCACAATTAAGTCTAGTCCACACTAGTCCACAGCATTTTCAATATTCTAAATTCAGTCACCTGGTTTTTTAcagtgacatttacattttcagaacatCAATGAAAACTGGATAgctgtgtttgttgctgtagaACTAGAAATCATGAGGATCACTTGTTGAGCATGGATACTTATTTTTGTTGCAATGGGGCAtgacataaaaatgttttacacattatCATGTTTCCATCCAACATTCTTATTCTCATAAACATTCCAGATGGGACTTTTATTTCAGGGTGAGACAATTAAGGCAGTacatcaaaaatgaaatagaatAACACTCATGGGGCCTTATTGTTTTCATATTGTTTTGATTGTTTAATATCATGggaaaaagtagaaaaaaagGTCAGGCCCATGTTCATGCCATGATACGCCTCAGTAGCACTCATTTATCCATTCATAAACAATGAGAAAGGGAAACCAGGGCTGGacttggattcaagggccagatttcaTATTGTGGATCATACCTGCTTCTTCTGATAACCTACCACTGCAACTGCCTATTATACCTGGATGACTcagtttcctttttcctttgAGACTAAGGGCCTGTGTTCAGACACCAAACAGGCTTGAAGCTGGAGCCCACAGTAATTGGGCTGCAGTTTGTCATGTAATGTGATTACATGATCAGTTATGGAGTGACTGCATGTCTACCAATTGATGACTCAATCTCATTAAACATCATTTGTCTTCCACTTCATTTGTTTTGGCTTCTTTGTGACTTCCTTGACAGACACCAGAGACAGAAGATGGACATGCATCCATCCAGGGAGTCataacacacaatgtaaaaatCTCTTAACCCTCAAGCGACCAACATATTTCACACTCACTTTACCCCCACACTCTATTGTGCCTTGAGCTGAAATACCAACTTTCTAACTTTACAGTCAATGTTTATaacttaacatttttaaatatacccTCTgacataattaattaattaagcacatacatacaatcattttaatttggaacataattttaccTGCCAAAGAAATCGGTGGGTATTTATCACTTTAAATCTTGTCTCGACAGAAATATGGATTCTTATAATGATTCCTTTAGCAAAATGCATTGGCGGAAAGTGTTGCTTTGGACACGTTGCTAAAGGATATGTCATCACCTAATCATCACATCAATCCAAATTAAGgcaaaaaacagaagaaattgtatgtatttattgaggACATGTTGCTTGACAAAGTCAAGAAATTTAGGAAGAATCAAATATATTACCATTAAGATATCAGTAAAAGTAAATTGGTCACTTGATGGTGAAATTGTTAATTACATCAGAATTACAATAACAAGGCTTCACAGTAGTTTGtgttcccctccccccttcagGAACTTTATAAGCATTCTGCTCGTCTTAGCTGCAATTTGGACCAGATGTTTTCAGTGCGGTTTGAGTCAAGTGCTTGATAGCTAACTCATAACCTTAGTTCCATACTCGACCAGCCACACCTTCACATGACCAGTACCATGACAGGTGTTGTTATTCTATCACGCGTTCTATTACAAACTAAATGAGCTACACTTATCTCAGGAAAGGTTTCAAATAAACAGAACACATTACTCAGTATACTGTAGCTATGCATTTCTGTGTCGAGTTAAAGTAAGCCACTTTCATGAATGCCAGTGCACCTTGCATCATAAAAGCTGTCTATCATGTTTTTAAACCAGACGCTATGTAGTGCATTCACATATTCAATCCCCCTGAAAAATCAATATGACAAGTGTGGCAGAAATCCCTGTATTTTGACAAAATCTGATCAATACGCTTCTATGAACCTGCTGgtctcagacagagagagagagcccccgAGTTTAGTCCAGTGAAATTCCATTCCACATGAGAGAGCTCTCCTGCGTCTCTCCGCCACCCTCACAGACCCCCCCAAAACCCAGACCAGTTACCTGACAGCACCACCAGCCCGCACCAGATCGCCCTCAGCACCAGAACCTTCATATCCCCCCCCAGGTCCGCGTGgcacagccaaaaaaaaaacagccaacaGGACGGAACAGGAGACGAATACGGGAGGAGGTACGTTTAACGCTctctcacgcacatgcacacacgtacgcgcgcagacacacacatgcgcacatacacacacacacacacactaaggtTCCTCCTCCGGGTGCCAGTCAGGGACAGGGGTGATTAGAGATGAGCCTCGCCCAGGCCGAGCTCAGCCTccatcctcccctcccctcccgttTGCAGAGAGGCTCTCGCTGGGCTGTAATCCATGGGAGTCTGCCTCCCTCCAGCTGGTTCCTGTCTCTGGCGACAGGAGGAATGCTGCCCTGCAGTCCCGCGTGATGGATGGTCAATAATGCGGGCTAGTGGCAGGCAGCTCAGTAATCACTGCGCACGGGTTTTAGGTGGGATGGCCTGACGGGGTTAATCGTACAGGGTGGgggtgtttatttgtgtttttctggcTTATTTGGCTGCGTTTCATGTCACGGGTGAGGGTGTATACATGTCTCGCGGGTTTCATGCAGAAAAcccttgttgtttttacttgttGCTGTTTTGGCATTATGGCATTGTGGATTGCTTTCGACAAAAATGTCTACCAAATGAATGCAAAGCTGCTGCTCGCCACTGGTAATACATTGTTGTCTAATAAACTGCATTGTCCACAATGCAATCTACGTGTTTTACATTGAGTTATATCTTTTTTAATATGtcagttttaatattttcatgttcattCCAAATGGCAGGgaaccagacagacagacttgtacagatttttctgtatttttaataaaaacctgACTTGCATCTCACTGAGGCTCAATGGAGCCACTGAGATTTAAGGAGCTTGTCCATAATCTCCGCCCTGCCTGGTAAATTTCAGCAAAGACCAGGCATTTAATACCCAAAGAGGACAGCTAGCATATGGCAGGTGAAGCGGTGTtgtttggttcttctgttcctCTAAAGTTGTGACTTTTCCCAAAGCTCTTATTTGTGCTGACTTTTTTGcctgattattattatcctgTACATCTCATTTTGTAATAATTtgacataataaaatatttatacccCAGGAGTCCAGGCAATTAATTAAGATAATTATTGTTATAAGACTGGATTAAAGGAAGATAATTATTTTCCTTCAGTGAGTTGTGATAAATTAGTCGTCAACAAAACCTTGTGAAGCTCACCGATAACAAGCAACCGTTTAGCTATTACATACTGTGACCAGAGGGGGGTTGTTGTTGTGCTGGAAGGAACAAGTGTTCAGATG containing:
- the LOC133140734 gene encoding protein crumbs homolog 2-like, which gives rise to MEFARVHSKFQRTLLLMMVMNTWGIISTETLDSCASSPCQNGGTCVDREGSYQCLCPRELVWYTGKDCEKLYDACTAVDCPNCTSTPGTTNFTCGCPDGFGGANCTLRTGSCASSPCRGARTECVDVGDGYTCQCPGGYGGEDCQTSVSDCLEKPCLNNGSCVVRPDGAGHQCQCGLGFGGPRCEDNVDECLSHPCQNGAICMDRENGYQCFCVPGFQGYHCEIDINECASRPCENNGTCVNEKDRYSCDCLLGYTGVNCEVEIDECESNPCQNGATCHDYVGLYTCECLAGFEGLDCEIDIDECASAPCLNEGTCNDQVDSYECDCSDTGYVGAACEVDIPECASNPCQNNATCQEGTKSYSCLCWPGYEGDHCEIDIDECAAEPCQNGGRCFEHSDLSNYGKLPQLDRPFSYANAAGHLCECLPGFTGEDCSVNIDECESSPCQNGATCEDLINAYKCLCSVGYTGADCEVDIDECEGKPCQNGARCEDAVADYTCHCPPAEPGEEPWGGHNCHVRLVGCVDHQCQNGATCVPWLVADEHGHLCHCPPGFHGSACNTSTTFSFSAPGFVVVEVPDKNRSRLEAGPQGSSVSLRLRTTLPDAVLFYAGDDDNHFLLELVGGRLRAKAVSEGTPLEAMLPGRASDGTWHEISVVLDQMLVLEAKGTGCEGRECRAAVAPQVHAHFRPLDFAQAMVGGAPPEYLNHTESGVGFIGCMEDLLIEGWPIYPQDFSQNESLELGCTKTERCFPDTCSGHGRCVDLWTRFRCDCQRPFHGHSCAEEFSEWTFAHEDTESFAAFEVPDSHSENFSVSFFLRSRKMDGLIFQLRQDGRPFFSIFLWEGVFKIEVFSSTTSSQIFVSTGEKTQLTVEFEHGLASLWVAEHLALQASVGMVTVKKGAMLYVGGPPRGGGVGPWGGYFKGCLQDVRLDDVRLVMNKTAAEDPATEKIYLPIQVEHVEEGCHSDNTCQAKPCQNGGLCSISWNDFTCECPLNFTGKTCETRVWCFSDPCVMGGRCVNLPDGYECLTNGTFEDNGLQFRANSSLVEPVTNVSIELRTREENGILLRASNGGELFCVGLLNSSILVMIRSGNSLELLPFASDQPVADGAWHRVEISMVEPRQGASLWEVSVDGREGAGSQGTAGNLNFLNESSVWLAENFTGCLGEVRVGGVYLPFIPDGGTPPPQQVQFFQDGGKDIQLGCVGSAVCSSQPCLHDGVCEDLFNLFNCSCVSGWEGPHCEQDADDCAAGPCVHGDCTDRLADFSCDCPPGYGGKRCEEDLDECQGHSCQNGGTCVDGVDHYTCLCPQNFTGHLCQWIFPPLQCGQDLQCSNGGACSEGIWGANCTCVPGYSGDRCEAEVDECESNPCQNGGSCLDQLNRFQCVCVAGFVGPQCQNIKQPHKERVPLLVVAIPLACCCVMLAVIGLVFMVMTARKKRQSEGTYSPSQQEVAGARLEMDSVLKVPPEERLI